Proteins from one Prevotella sp. E2-28 genomic window:
- a CDS encoding alpha/beta hydrolase-fold protein, which translates to MKKVMFLLAVGLMCLTACAQKKGGERGPRMGGGMSVNKDSDSTFVALKNETLKKFRQLTFEDAKTGKTMAYNLLVPEGAEAGHKLPLVLFMADASTVGKDVAAPLTQGYGALEFASDRDQQKHPSFVLVPQYTDWAVQDDWSTTDEVEMTIRLLQTVCKEYNVDTNRLYTTGQSMGGMMSFYFNITHPDLFAASLFVSSQWDTSKMQDFGKKHFFYIVAGGDQKASGGMRDLAKVLKENNARVDSASWSAKLPSEEQERLAEELIDKGGNINFIKWEAGSVLPESGKGMEHMASFDYGYKIAAVRDWLFMQSK; encoded by the coding sequence ATGAAGAAAGTAATGTTTTTGCTGGCAGTAGGTCTCATGTGCCTGACTGCCTGTGCCCAGAAGAAAGGCGGAGAAAGAGGGCCGCGCATGGGTGGCGGTATGAGTGTTAACAAGGATTCTGACAGCACGTTTGTTGCCTTGAAGAACGAGACACTGAAGAAGTTCAGACAGCTCACCTTCGAGGATGCCAAGACGGGTAAGACAATGGCCTATAACCTGCTTGTTCCCGAAGGTGCCGAGGCAGGTCACAAACTCCCATTAGTGTTGTTCATGGCCGATGCCAGTACCGTAGGTAAGGACGTGGCGGCTCCGCTCACGCAGGGCTACGGCGCCTTGGAGTTTGCGTCCGACAGAGACCAGCAGAAGCATCCTTCATTCGTATTGGTTCCGCAATATACCGACTGGGCCGTGCAGGATGATTGGAGCACCACCGACGAGGTGGAGATGACCATCCGACTGCTTCAAACCGTCTGCAAGGAATACAATGTAGATACCAACCGACTATACACCACAGGACAGTCAATGGGTGGCATGATGTCGTTCTACTTCAACATCACACATCCCGATCTCTTTGCGGCTTCTCTCTTTGTCAGTAGCCAGTGGGACACTTCGAAAATGCAAGACTTCGGCAAGAAGCATTTCTTCTACATCGTGGCTGGTGGCGACCAGAAAGCATCGGGTGGCATGAGAGACTTGGCAAAAGTGCTGAAAGAGAACAATGCCCGTGTTGACTCAGCATCATGGAGTGCAAAGCTTCCAAGCGAAGAACAGGAACGATTGGCCGAGGAACTGATAGACAAGGGCGGCAATATCAACTTCATCAAGTGGGAGGCAGGCAGTGTACTCCCTGAATCAGGCAAAGGTATGGAGCATATGGCATCTTTTGACTACGGCTATAAGATTGCAGCAGTGCGCGACTGGCTGTTCATGC